One Pongo pygmaeus isolate AG05252 chromosome 10, NHGRI_mPonPyg2-v2.0_pri, whole genome shotgun sequence genomic window carries:
- the LOC129009329 gene encoding centrosomal protein 20 isoform X3 produces MATVAELKAERISLSPRLECSSAITAHCSFELRDSSDPPSSASRAVLKDTLEKKGVLGHLKARIRAEVFNALDDDHEPRPSLSHENLLINELIREYLEFNKYKYTASVLIAESGQPVVPLDRQFLVHELNAFEESKDNTI; encoded by the exons ATGGCGACTGTGGCGGAGTTGAAGGCTG agagaatctctttgtcgcccaggctggagtgcagtagcgcgatcacagctcactgcagcttcgaactccgggactccagcgatcctcccagctcagcttccaGAGCAG TTTTAAAGGACACCTTGGAAAAAAAGGGGGTATTAGGGCATTTAAAAGCAAGGATCCGAGCTGAAGTTTTCAATGCCCTAGATGATGACCATGAACCCCGGCCGTCATTGTCTCATGAAAACCTtctaattaatgaattaattcgAGAGTATTTAGAATTCAACAAATATAAGTATACAGCATCTGTCCTCATAGCAG AATCTGGTCAACCTGTAGTTCCATTGGACAGACAGTTTCTCGTCCATGAACTAAATGCATTTGAAGAATCAAAGGATAATACgat ATGA
- the LOC129009329 gene encoding centrosomal protein 20 isoform X2 — translation MATVAELKAVLKDTLEKKGVLGHLKARIRAEVFNALDDDHEPRPSLSHENLLINELIREYLEFNKYKYTASVLIAESGQPVVPLDRQFLVHELNAFEESKDNTIPLLYGILAHFLHGTKDGIQNAFLKGPSLQPSDPSLGRQPSRRKPMDEHLRKEEQKSTNIEELHVSQAVNR, via the exons ATGGCGACTGTGGCGGAGTTGAAGGCTG TTTTAAAGGACACCTTGGAAAAAAAGGGGGTATTAGGGCATTTAAAAGCAAGGATCCGAGCTGAAGTTTTCAATGCCCTAGATGATGACCATGAACCCCGGCCGTCATTGTCTCATGAAAACCTtctaattaatgaattaattcgAGAGTATTTAGAATTCAACAAATATAAGTATACAGCATCTGTCCTCATAGCAG AATCTGGTCAACCTGTAGTTCCATTGGACAGACAGTTTCTCGTCCATGAACTAAATGCATTTGAAGAATCAAAGGATAATACgat ACCTCTTTTATATGGGATTTTAGCCCATTTCTTGCATGGAACTAAGGATGGCATCCAGAATGCATTTCTGAAAGGGCCTTCACTTCAGCCTTCAGACCCAAGTCTTGGCAGACAACCTAGTAGAAGAAAGCCAATGG ATGAGCACCTAAGAAAGGAGGAGCAGAAAAGTACTAACATTGAAGAGCTTCATGTTTCTCAGGCAGTCAACAGATAA
- the LOC129009329 gene encoding centrosomal protein 20 isoform X5, which yields MATVAELKAVLKDTLEKKGVLGHLKARIRAEVFNALDDDHEPRPSLSHENLLINELIREYLEFNKYKYTASVLIADEHLRKEEQKSTNIEELHVSQAVNR from the exons ATGGCGACTGTGGCGGAGTTGAAGGCTG TTTTAAAGGACACCTTGGAAAAAAAGGGGGTATTAGGGCATTTAAAAGCAAGGATCCGAGCTGAAGTTTTCAATGCCCTAGATGATGACCATGAACCCCGGCCGTCATTGTCTCATGAAAACCTtctaattaatgaattaattcgAGAGTATTTAGAATTCAACAAATATAAGTATACAGCATCTGTCCTCATAGCAG ATGAGCACCTAAGAAAGGAGGAGCAGAAAAGTACTAACATTGAAGAGCTTCATGTTTCTCAGGCAGTCAACAGATAA
- the LOC129009329 gene encoding centrosomal protein 20 isoform X4, giving the protein MATVAELKAVLKDTLEKKGVLGHLKARIRAEVFNALDDDHEPRPSLSHENLLINELIREYLEFNKYKYTASVLIAESGQPVVPLDRQFLVHELNAFEESKDNTI; this is encoded by the exons ATGGCGACTGTGGCGGAGTTGAAGGCTG TTTTAAAGGACACCTTGGAAAAAAAGGGGGTATTAGGGCATTTAAAAGCAAGGATCCGAGCTGAAGTTTTCAATGCCCTAGATGATGACCATGAACCCCGGCCGTCATTGTCTCATGAAAACCTtctaattaatgaattaattcgAGAGTATTTAGAATTCAACAAATATAAGTATACAGCATCTGTCCTCATAGCAG AATCTGGTCAACCTGTAGTTCCATTGGACAGACAGTTTCTCGTCCATGAACTAAATGCATTTGAAGAATCAAAGGATAATACgat ATGA
- the LOC129009329 gene encoding centrosomal protein 20 isoform X1: MATVAELKAERISLSPRLECSSAITAHCSFELRDSSDPPSSASRAVLKDTLEKKGVLGHLKARIRAEVFNALDDDHEPRPSLSHENLLINELIREYLEFNKYKYTASVLIAESGQPVVPLDRQFLVHELNAFEESKDNTIPLLYGILAHFLHGTKDGIQNAFLKGPSLQPSDPSLGRQPSRRKPMDEHLRKEEQKSTNIEELHVSQAVNR; the protein is encoded by the exons ATGGCGACTGTGGCGGAGTTGAAGGCTG agagaatctctttgtcgcccaggctggagtgcagtagcgcgatcacagctcactgcagcttcgaactccgggactccagcgatcctcccagctcagcttccaGAGCAG TTTTAAAGGACACCTTGGAAAAAAAGGGGGTATTAGGGCATTTAAAAGCAAGGATCCGAGCTGAAGTTTTCAATGCCCTAGATGATGACCATGAACCCCGGCCGTCATTGTCTCATGAAAACCTtctaattaatgaattaattcgAGAGTATTTAGAATTCAACAAATATAAGTATACAGCATCTGTCCTCATAGCAG AATCTGGTCAACCTGTAGTTCCATTGGACAGACAGTTTCTCGTCCATGAACTAAATGCATTTGAAGAATCAAAGGATAATACgat ACCTCTTTTATATGGGATTTTAGCCCATTTCTTGCATGGAACTAAGGATGGCATCCAGAATGCATTTCTGAAAGGGCCTTCACTTCAGCCTTCAGACCCAAGTCTTGGCAGACAACCTAGTAGAAGAAAGCCAATGG ATGAGCACCTAAGAAAGGAGGAGCAGAAAAGTACTAACATTGAAGAGCTTCATGTTTCTCAGGCAGTCAACAGATAA